A part of Bacillus thuringiensis genomic DNA contains:
- a CDS encoding DUF3902 family protein, which translates to MKPVLKNILLSFIFSTAGMCWFLFMLVRGGGDWLLSWIGVIMAFLSLYTLIDLYCKYTYDKKLSKLFIKATITTFSFAVLGITFGIVHELLQPWSLSLMVWYWLLVLLLFVTTIILLVFVVFVNRKNYNIPGRYRILILFNLFLMLAPVLWPLLLTIIGNGMNASAGW; encoded by the coding sequence ATGAAACCGGTATTGAAAAACATACTCCTTTCCTTTATTTTTTCTACAGCAGGGATGTGTTGGTTTCTGTTTATGTTAGTTAGAGGAGGCGGAGACTGGTTATTGTCTTGGATAGGTGTAATAATGGCCTTTTTATCTTTATACACGTTAATAGATTTATATTGTAAGTATACATACGATAAAAAATTAAGTAAATTGTTTATCAAAGCAACAATTACTACCTTTAGTTTTGCAGTATTAGGAATTACATTTGGTATTGTACACGAACTATTACAGCCATGGAGTCTCAGTTTAATGGTTTGGTATTGGTTGTTAGTGTTACTTTTATTTGTAACGACCATAATATTATTAGTTTTTGTAGTATTTGTTAATCGTAAAAATTATAATATCCCTGGGAGATATAGAATACTTATACTGTTTAATCTATTTCTTATGTTAGCGCCAGTGCTGTGGCCATTACTTCTTACTATTATCGGGAATGGCATGAACGCTAGTGCAGGATGGTAA
- a CDS encoding signal peptidase II gives MANKERHMKVKTWSIRVFIILFFTVSAITLSQGVVHVQEIIKERFSSKTKIISERNYDFTSINEQFDEPERIIDEETGVVDTRTKIDRKIPLFKQGNSWNDVFSVLSNAWISIIFYVIIAVIILYAFYKLMRKKVTKSEIEQDKQSITKENTDRTEKNKKVMHQFEQPLPKDTIRKTLVEWERTLPFHEQRRSYETMQQWLSRICRTGDIIPIYESVRYGEKTYTELDVEKTVRWIERDGKA, from the coding sequence ATGGCTAATAAAGAGCGACATATGAAAGTGAAAACTTGGAGTATTAGAGTTTTCATCATACTTTTCTTTACGGTTAGTGCGATAACGTTATCACAAGGTGTTGTGCATGTGCAAGAAATAATAAAAGAACGTTTTTCCAGTAAGACTAAGATAATATCGGAAAGAAATTATGATTTTACTAGTATAAACGAACAGTTTGATGAGCCTGAAAGAATTATAGATGAAGAAACAGGAGTTGTAGACACCAGAACGAAAATAGATAGGAAAATCCCGCTTTTCAAACAGGGGAATTCATGGAATGACGTGTTTTCTGTTCTTTCAAATGCATGGATTAGTATCATTTTTTATGTAATTATTGCAGTGATCATTCTATATGCTTTTTATAAATTAATGAGGAAAAAGGTAACGAAATCAGAAATAGAACAGGATAAACAATCGATAACAAAAGAAAATACGGATAGAACCGAAAAGAACAAGAAAGTGATGCATCAGTTTGAACAGCCGTTACCTAAAGATACGATAAGGAAAACGTTAGTTGAATGGGAAAGAACTTTACCATTTCATGAACAGAGAAGGTCCTATGAAACGATGCAACAATGGTTAAGCAGAATTTGTAGAACGGGGGATATTATTCCGATATATGAGTCTGTCCGATATGGAGAAAAGACGTATACGGAGTTAGATGTAGAGAAGACTGTACGATGGATAGAGCGAGACGGGAAAGCGTGA